A single region of the Streptomyces sp. NBC_00236 genome encodes:
- the gatA gene encoding Asp-tRNA(Asn)/Glu-tRNA(Gln) amidotransferase subunit GatA: MTDISTIIKLTAAEIAAKIASGELTAVEVTEAHLARIEAVDEKVHAFLHIDREGALAQARAVDAKKAAGEKLGPLAGVPLALKDIFTTEDMPTTVGSKILEGWVPPYDATVTKRLKAADVVILGKTNMDEFAMGSSTENSAYGPTGNPWDLTRIPGGSGGGSSAALASFEAPLAIGTDTGGSIRQPAAVTGTVGVKPTYGGVSRYGMVAFSSSLDQGGPCARTVLDAALLHEAIAGHDPLDSTSIDAPVPPVVEAARNGSVQGMRVGVVKQFSGEGYQAGVVQRFNESVELLKSLGATVVELDCPSFDLGLSAYYLIAPSECSSNLARFDAMRYGLRVGDDGTKSAEDVTALTREAGFGDEVKRRIILGTYALSSGYYDAYYGSAQKVRTLITRDFEKAFEQVDVIVSPTTPTTAFPIGERADDPMAMYLADLCTIPTNLAGNAAMSLPCGLAPEDGLPVGLQIIAPAMKDDRLYKVGAAVEAAFVEKWGHPLLEEAPSL; encoded by the coding sequence ATGACGGACATCAGCACCATCATCAAGCTCACCGCCGCCGAGATCGCCGCGAAGATCGCCTCGGGCGAGCTCACGGCCGTCGAGGTCACCGAGGCCCACCTGGCCCGGATCGAAGCGGTCGACGAGAAGGTCCACGCCTTCCTGCACATCGACCGCGAGGGCGCGCTCGCGCAGGCCCGTGCCGTCGACGCCAAGAAGGCGGCCGGCGAGAAGCTGGGCCCGCTGGCCGGCGTCCCGCTCGCGCTGAAGGACATCTTCACCACCGAGGACATGCCGACCACCGTCGGTTCGAAGATCCTCGAAGGCTGGGTCCCGCCGTACGACGCGACCGTCACCAAGCGGCTGAAGGCCGCCGACGTCGTGATCCTCGGCAAGACCAACATGGACGAGTTCGCCATGGGGTCCTCCACCGAGAACAGCGCCTACGGCCCGACCGGCAACCCGTGGGACCTCACCCGCATCCCGGGCGGCTCCGGAGGCGGCTCCTCGGCGGCCCTCGCGTCGTTCGAGGCCCCGCTCGCCATCGGCACGGACACCGGCGGTTCCATCCGCCAGCCCGCCGCCGTCACCGGCACGGTCGGCGTCAAGCCCACGTACGGCGGCGTCTCCCGCTACGGCATGGTGGCCTTCTCGTCCTCCCTCGACCAGGGCGGGCCCTGCGCCCGCACGGTCCTGGACGCGGCCCTGCTGCACGAGGCCATCGCCGGGCACGACCCGCTGGACTCGACGTCCATCGACGCCCCGGTCCCGCCGGTCGTCGAGGCCGCGCGCAACGGCTCCGTACAGGGCATGCGCGTCGGTGTCGTGAAGCAGTTCTCCGGCGAGGGCTACCAGGCCGGTGTCGTCCAGCGCTTCAACGAGTCGGTCGAGCTGCTGAAGTCGCTCGGCGCGACCGTCGTCGAGCTGGACTGCCCGTCCTTCGACCTCGGCCTTTCGGCGTACTACCTCATCGCGCCGTCCGAGTGCTCCTCGAACCTCGCCCGCTTCGACGCCATGCGCTACGGCCTGCGGGTCGGCGACGACGGCACGAAGTCCGCCGAGGACGTCACCGCGCTCACCCGCGAGGCCGGTTTCGGCGACGAGGTCAAGCGCCGCATCATCCTCGGTACGTACGCACTGAGCTCCGGCTACTACGACGCGTACTACGGCTCGGCGCAGAAGGTCCGCACGCTGATCACGCGGGACTTCGAGAAGGCCTTCGAGCAGGTGGACGTCATCGTCTCGCCGACGACGCCCACCACCGCCTTCCCGATCGGCGAGCGCGCCGACGACCCGATGGCGATGTACCTCGCGGACCTGTGCACCATTCCGACCAACCTGGCCGGCAACGCCGCCATGTCGCTGCCCTGCGGCCTGGCGCCGGAGGACGGTCTCCCGGTCGGGCTGCAGATCATCGCCCCCGCCATGAAGGACGACCGGCTGTACAAGGTCGGAGCCGCCGTCGAGGCCGCATTCGTGGAAAAGTGGGGACACCCGCTGCTTGAGGAGGCTCCGTCGCTATGA
- the ligA gene encoding NAD-dependent DNA ligase LigA, producing the protein MAGEQQTSLPGEQETAVPAQARERHALLAEQVEEHRFRYYVNDQPVVSDAEFDRLMRELEALEDEHPPLRTPDSPTQKVAGPYRTEFTSVAHRERMLSLDNAFDDEELAAWGERIARDVGATGYHFLCELKIDGLAVNLTYEHGLLTRATTRGDGRTGEDITPNVRTIAEIPHRLKGDRIPELVEIRGEVFFPMEGFEELNARLVEADDKPFANPRNAAAGSLRQKDPKVTATRPLHMVVHGIGAREGFDIDRLSHAYELLHEWGLPTAKYNKVVDSLAGVREFIAYFGEHRHSVEHEIDGVVVKLDEIPLQGRLGSTSRAPRWAIAWKYAPEEVNTKLVNIRVGVGRTGRVTPYAQVEPVEVAGSEVEFATLHNQNVVRAKGVLIGDTVVLRKAGDVIPEILGPVVDLRDGTEQAFVMPTHCPECGTELRPMKEADIDVRCPNARSCPAQLRERVAYLAGRKCLDIDHFGYVAAAALTQPLEPADPPLRDEGDLFGLTVEQLLPIRAYVLDMDSGLPKRDPKTGEEKIATVFANQQGEPKKNAVAMLDAIAAAKEAPLARILTGLSIRHVGPVAAQELARQFRSIDRIEEATEQELSDADGVGPIIAASVKQWFAEDWHREILRKWREAGVRMEDEGAGEEEGPRPLEGLTVVVTGTLTGHTRDGAKDALQSRGAKVTGSVSKKTSFVVVGDNPGSKYDKAMQLKVPVLDEDGFAVLLDQGPEAAREAAVPVEEQ; encoded by the coding sequence ATGGCCGGCGAACAGCAGACATCACTGCCGGGCGAACAGGAGACGGCGGTGCCGGCCCAGGCACGGGAGCGGCACGCTCTCCTCGCCGAGCAGGTCGAGGAGCACCGCTTCCGCTACTACGTGAACGACCAGCCGGTCGTCAGCGACGCGGAGTTCGACCGGCTGATGCGTGAGCTGGAGGCACTGGAGGACGAGCACCCGCCGCTGCGCACACCCGACTCGCCGACCCAGAAGGTCGCGGGGCCGTACCGGACGGAATTCACCTCCGTCGCGCACCGCGAGCGGATGCTGTCCCTGGACAACGCCTTCGACGACGAGGAGCTGGCCGCCTGGGGCGAGCGGATCGCGCGGGACGTGGGCGCGACCGGCTACCACTTCCTGTGCGAGCTCAAGATCGACGGCCTCGCGGTCAACCTCACCTACGAGCACGGGCTGCTGACCCGGGCCACGACCCGGGGCGACGGCCGCACCGGCGAGGACATCACGCCCAACGTCCGCACCATCGCGGAGATCCCGCACCGGCTCAAGGGCGACCGGATCCCGGAGCTCGTCGAGATCCGAGGCGAGGTCTTCTTCCCCATGGAGGGATTCGAGGAGCTGAACGCCCGGCTGGTCGAGGCCGACGACAAACCCTTCGCCAACCCGCGCAACGCGGCGGCCGGTTCACTGCGCCAGAAGGACCCCAAGGTCACCGCCACCCGGCCGCTGCACATGGTGGTCCACGGCATCGGTGCCCGCGAGGGCTTCGACATCGACCGCCTCTCGCACGCCTACGAGCTGCTCCACGAATGGGGCCTGCCCACCGCCAAGTACAACAAGGTGGTGGACTCCCTCGCCGGGGTGCGGGAGTTCATCGCGTACTTCGGCGAGCACCGCCACTCCGTGGAACACGAGATCGACGGAGTCGTCGTCAAGCTCGACGAGATCCCGCTCCAGGGCCGCCTCGGCTCCACCTCCCGAGCCCCGCGCTGGGCGATCGCCTGGAAGTACGCGCCGGAGGAGGTCAACACCAAGCTCGTCAACATCCGCGTCGGAGTCGGCCGCACCGGCCGCGTCACCCCGTACGCCCAGGTCGAACCGGTCGAGGTGGCGGGCTCCGAGGTCGAGTTCGCGACCCTGCACAACCAGAACGTGGTGCGTGCGAAGGGCGTCCTGATCGGCGACACCGTCGTGCTCCGCAAGGCCGGCGACGTGATCCCGGAGATCCTCGGCCCCGTCGTCGACCTCCGGGACGGCACCGAGCAGGCCTTCGTCATGCCCACGCACTGCCCCGAGTGCGGGACGGAGCTACGGCCGATGAAGGAGGCCGACATCGACGTCCGCTGCCCCAACGCCCGCTCCTGCCCCGCGCAGCTGCGGGAGCGGGTCGCCTATCTGGCGGGCCGCAAGTGCCTGGACATCGACCACTTCGGATACGTTGCCGCCGCAGCCCTGACCCAGCCGCTGGAGCCCGCCGACCCGCCGCTGCGGGACGAGGGCGACCTCTTCGGTCTGACCGTCGAGCAGCTGCTGCCCATCCGCGCCTATGTGCTCGACATGGACAGCGGGCTGCCCAAGCGGGACCCGAAGACCGGCGAGGAGAAGATCGCGACGGTCTTCGCCAACCAGCAGGGCGAGCCGAAGAAGAACGCCGTCGCCATGCTGGACGCCATCGCCGCGGCGAAGGAGGCCCCGCTGGCCCGGATCCTCACCGGGCTCTCCATCCGCCATGTCGGGCCGGTCGCCGCCCAGGAGCTGGCCCGCCAGTTCCGGTCGATCGACCGCATCGAGGAGGCCACCGAGCAGGAGCTGTCCGACGCCGACGGCGTCGGGCCGATCATCGCCGCCTCCGTCAAACAGTGGTTCGCCGAGGACTGGCACCGCGAGATCCTGCGCAAGTGGCGGGAGGCCGGGGTCCGGATGGAGGACGAGGGCGCCGGTGAGGAGGAGGGGCCGAGGCCGCTCGAAGGACTCACCGTCGTCGTGACCGGCACCCTCACCGGGCACACCAGGGACGGTGCGAAGGACGCCCTGCAGAGCCGTGGGGCGAAGGTCACCGGTTCCGTCTCGAAGAAGACCTCCTTCGTCGTCGTGGGCGACAACCCCGGATCGAAGTACGACAAGGCGATGCAGCTCAAAGTGCCCGTGCTGGACGAGGACGGCTTCGCCGTGCTGCTCGACCAGGGACCCGAGGCGGCGCGCGAGGCCGCCGTTCCGGTCGAGGAGCAGTAG
- the gatC gene encoding Asp-tRNA(Asn)/Glu-tRNA(Gln) amidotransferase subunit GatC, with product MPGITREEVAHLARLARLELKGEELDHFAGQLDDIIGAVARVSEVADQDVPPTSHPLPLTNVMRADEVRPSLTPAQALSGAPAQEQQRFKVPQILGED from the coding sequence ATGCCTGGCATCACGCGCGAGGAGGTCGCCCACCTCGCCCGGCTGGCGCGTCTGGAGCTGAAGGGCGAAGAGCTCGATCACTTCGCCGGTCAGCTCGACGACATCATCGGCGCGGTCGCCCGCGTCTCCGAGGTCGCCGACCAAGACGTACCGCCGACCTCCCACCCGCTGCCGCTGACCAACGTCATGCGGGCGGACGAGGTCCGTCCGTCGCTCACCCCCGCGCAGGCGCTCTCCGGCGCCCCGGCCCAGGAGCAGCAGCGTTTCAAGGTGCCGCAGATCCTGGGGGAGGACTAA
- a CDS encoding TIGR00730 family Rossman fold protein encodes MKICVFLSAADLDDRYTVPAREFAELIGRGGHTLVWGGSESGLMKVVADGVQETGGKLVGVSVDFLAAKARTNADEMVIARDLAERKALLLEKSDAVVIMVGGTGTLDEATEILELKKHGKTTKPVVLLNTAGFYDGLRQQFQRMEDEGFLPLPLTDLVFFAKDGVGALAYLEEWAGLQ; translated from the coding sequence ATGAAGATCTGCGTTTTCCTCTCCGCCGCCGACCTCGACGACCGCTACACCGTGCCCGCCCGTGAGTTCGCCGAGCTGATCGGCCGCGGCGGGCACACCCTGGTCTGGGGCGGTTCGGAGAGCGGGCTGATGAAGGTCGTCGCGGACGGCGTGCAGGAGACGGGCGGGAAGCTGGTCGGGGTGTCCGTGGACTTCCTGGCCGCGAAGGCGCGGACCAACGCGGACGAGATGGTGATCGCCCGGGACCTCGCCGAGCGCAAGGCGCTGCTCCTGGAGAAGTCCGACGCGGTCGTGATCATGGTCGGCGGCACCGGCACGCTCGACGAGGCCACCGAGATCCTGGAGCTCAAGAAGCACGGCAAGACCACCAAGCCGGTCGTGCTGCTCAACACGGCGGGGTTCTACGACGGGCTCCGCCAGCAGTTCCAGCGCATGGAGGACGAGGGCTTCCTTCCCCTCCCGCTGACCGACCTGGTGTTCTTCGCGAAGGACGGGGTCGGCGCCCTGGCCTACCTGGAGGAGTGGGCCGGCCTGCAGTGA
- a CDS encoding putative bifunctional diguanylate cyclase/phosphodiesterase, whose amino-acid sequence MKPTENAAPVSRLQGFAGLTPKVGAVVVALATVQLATGFYRTVSSGHALFPNGRAGWSLAVLTGIVVGHLVALGRDRWWGGTGSGAALTLAVLLLYGWVPAGLVSLVVVVLVGVARRHRWWQGLLHGAVDILGVGAAALVLAAFGEVQTVESPWQPLDWGIDAVPEVLLAASTYLLVTRVLLWYARSPQGGGLPTVARTALLRQGLIAVALLGIAPLICVVAMAMPVLLPLFAVPLIALDSTLWIARARAEEQLRDPLTGLPNRQWLLERTWTALEEAENLGGRVGLVLIDLDRFRAVNDTLGHLAGDRLLLQIADRLRLALPKGAEAARLGGDEFAVLLPTADSTTSTQRVARHLVAELSSPLDLDGLTLVLEASAGVAVYPDHALDAEGLLRRADVAMYQAKRDRTGVEVYESKRDSNTPDRLGLLGDLRRALDAGEVELHYQPKVRFDGQVAGLEALVRWVHPERGRVPPDEFIAIAESSGLMPHLTEYVLETALAQVARWRAQGLFVPVAVNVSPRDVHTPGFAGGVAARLARHGVPAGALQLEITEHVLLEDPQRAADTLAGLTGHGVKMSLDDFGTGYSSLVHLRRLPVSELKIDRSFVARLAIDHEDAEIVRCTIDLAHSLGLVVVAEGVEDDETWERLRDLGCDAVQGWLVAAAMPPQETTAWLRARGEHGWRRPAELAAAAAAAAAAGTGAAVKATPELEQRPSGRAVDSRPATT is encoded by the coding sequence ATGAAACCGACCGAGAACGCCGCACCGGTGTCGCGGCTGCAAGGTTTCGCCGGCCTCACGCCCAAAGTGGGTGCCGTCGTCGTGGCCCTCGCCACGGTGCAGCTGGCGACCGGTTTCTACCGGACCGTGAGCAGCGGACACGCACTCTTCCCGAACGGGAGGGCCGGCTGGTCGCTCGCCGTTCTCACCGGGATCGTCGTCGGTCATCTGGTCGCGCTCGGCCGCGACCGCTGGTGGGGCGGCACGGGCTCCGGAGCCGCCCTCACCCTCGCCGTGCTGCTCCTCTACGGCTGGGTGCCCGCGGGCCTGGTCAGCCTGGTCGTGGTCGTGCTCGTCGGCGTGGCCCGCCGGCACCGCTGGTGGCAGGGGCTGCTGCACGGGGCGGTGGACATCCTGGGCGTGGGCGCCGCGGCCCTGGTCCTGGCGGCGTTCGGCGAGGTGCAGACCGTCGAGTCGCCCTGGCAGCCACTCGACTGGGGTATCGACGCCGTCCCGGAGGTCCTGCTGGCAGCCTCCACGTATCTGCTCGTCACCCGGGTCCTGCTGTGGTACGCCCGGTCTCCGCAGGGCGGCGGACTGCCGACGGTGGCTCGCACCGCGCTGCTGCGGCAGGGGCTCATCGCCGTCGCACTCCTCGGCATCGCGCCGCTGATCTGCGTCGTCGCGATGGCGATGCCCGTCCTGCTGCCGCTCTTCGCCGTTCCGCTGATCGCCCTGGACTCGACGCTGTGGATCGCCCGCGCCAGGGCGGAGGAGCAGCTGCGGGACCCGCTGACCGGGCTGCCGAACCGGCAGTGGCTGCTGGAGCGGACCTGGACGGCGCTGGAGGAGGCCGAGAACCTCGGCGGCCGCGTCGGTCTTGTCCTGATCGACCTCGACCGCTTCCGGGCGGTCAACGACACGCTCGGACACCTCGCCGGGGACCGGCTGCTGCTGCAGATAGCGGACCGGCTGCGGCTGGCCCTGCCGAAGGGTGCGGAGGCGGCCAGGCTCGGCGGCGACGAGTTCGCCGTGCTCCTGCCGACCGCGGACTCCACCACCAGCACCCAACGCGTCGCCCGTCATCTGGTGGCCGAGCTCTCCTCCCCGCTGGACCTCGACGGACTCACGCTGGTGCTGGAGGCCAGCGCCGGAGTAGCCGTCTACCCCGATCACGCACTGGACGCGGAGGGTCTGCTCCGGCGGGCGGACGTGGCGATGTACCAGGCCAAGCGCGACCGGACGGGCGTGGAGGTGTACGAGTCGAAGCGCGACAGCAACACCCCGGACCGGCTCGGCCTCCTCGGCGACCTGCGGCGTGCGCTGGACGCGGGCGAGGTGGAGCTGCACTACCAGCCGAAGGTCCGCTTCGACGGTCAGGTGGCCGGTCTGGAGGCGCTGGTCCGCTGGGTGCATCCGGAGCGGGGGAGAGTCCCCCCGGACGAGTTCATCGCCATAGCGGAGTCGTCCGGGCTGATGCCGCACCTCACGGAGTACGTCCTGGAGACGGCGCTGGCCCAGGTCGCCCGGTGGCGGGCGCAGGGCCTGTTCGTCCCGGTCGCGGTCAACGTGTCCCCGCGCGATGTGCACACTCCGGGGTTCGCGGGCGGCGTCGCGGCCCGGCTGGCCCGGCACGGCGTCCCGGCCGGCGCCCTGCAGCTGGAGATAACGGAACACGTGCTGCTGGAGGACCCGCAGCGGGCCGCGGACACCCTCGCGGGCCTGACCGGGCACGGCGTCAAGATGTCCCTGGACGACTTCGGCACGGGCTATTCCTCGCTGGTGCACCTGCGCAGGCTGCCGGTCAGCGAGCTCAAGATCGACCGGTCGTTCGTGGCCCGGCTCGCCATCGATCACGAGGACGCGGAGATCGTCCGCTGCACGATCGACCTGGCGCACTCGCTCGGTCTGGTGGTCGTCGCCGAGGGTGTCGAGGACGACGAGACGTGGGAGCGGCTGCGGGACCTGGGCTGCGACGCGGTCCAGGGGTGGCTGGTGGCGGCCGCGATGCCGCCGCAGGAGACGACGGCGTGGCTGCGGGCGCGCGGCGAGCACGGATGGCGCCGGCCGGCGGAACTGGCGGCAGCGGCCGCGGCGGCCGCCGCGGCGGGCACGGGTGCGGCCGTCAAGGCGACGCCCGAGCTGGAGCAGCGCCCGTCCGGGCGGGCGGTCGACTCGCGGCCCGCGACGACGTAG
- a CDS encoding DUF427 domain-containing protein, with translation MTATRGHRITVEPGTEHVRVVRDGVLLAESRRPLVLRETGCPVRYYLPPEDVRTELLTASETRTHCPFKGDASYWSRPEAADLVWAYPDPKTEVAAIKDHFCFYDTETVTA, from the coding sequence ATGACTGCCACCCGAGGACATCGCATCACCGTCGAGCCCGGCACCGAGCATGTGCGCGTGGTCCGGGACGGAGTGCTGCTCGCCGAGAGCCGGCGCCCGCTCGTGCTGCGCGAGACGGGCTGTCCGGTCCGCTACTACCTGCCGCCCGAGGACGTCCGTACCGAGCTGCTCACTGCGTCGGAGACCCGGACCCACTGCCCGTTCAAGGGAGATGCCTCCTACTGGTCCCGTCCGGAGGCGGCCGACCTCGTCTGGGCCTACCCGGATCCGAAGACCGAAGTGGCCGCGATCAAGGACCACTTCTGCTTCTACGACACCGAGACGGTCACCGCCTGA
- a CDS encoding methionine synthase, which translates to MSEKSKFSGCPATGIGSMPGGDAREAAKTVTGSFGDGQGVPYLAELPARGPGADMIGRSIGLLVEMYGHVEPSGWRISDRPGRDTRRARSWLGEDLDALEEFTQGYEGPLKVQAVGPWTLAAALERRSGEAVLGDPGACRDLAGSLAEGLRDHLAEVRRRMPGARVILQLDEPSLTGVLLGRIRTASGYRTYRAVDRQVVEDTLRDVLAVAGDAATVVHTCAPDVPFALLRRAGTDGISFDFSLLTEREEEAIGEAVEGGTQLFLGVVPGTDPASGGLSDPGGSVMGVRTLWRRLGLNPGTLTESVAITPSCGLAGASPAYARAALAHCARAAKSLADNPE; encoded by the coding sequence GTGAGCGAGAAGAGCAAGTTCAGCGGGTGCCCGGCCACCGGAATCGGTTCGATGCCCGGAGGCGACGCACGGGAGGCGGCGAAGACCGTCACCGGCTCCTTCGGGGACGGCCAGGGCGTGCCGTATCTGGCGGAACTCCCTGCGCGCGGCCCCGGCGCGGACATGATCGGGCGGTCCATCGGGCTGCTCGTCGAGATGTACGGACACGTCGAGCCCAGCGGCTGGCGCATCAGCGACCGGCCGGGGCGCGACACCCGCCGGGCCCGGTCCTGGCTCGGCGAGGACCTCGACGCACTGGAGGAGTTCACCCAGGGGTACGAGGGCCCGCTCAAGGTGCAGGCCGTCGGGCCGTGGACGCTCGCCGCCGCGCTGGAGCGGCGGAGCGGCGAGGCCGTCCTCGGTGACCCCGGCGCCTGCCGCGACCTGGCGGGCTCGCTCGCGGAGGGGCTGCGCGACCACCTCGCCGAGGTGCGGCGCCGGATGCCCGGTGCGCGCGTGATCCTCCAGCTCGACGAACCGTCGCTGACCGGGGTCCTGCTCGGGCGGATCCGGACGGCCAGCGGCTACCGCACCTACCGGGCCGTGGACCGCCAGGTCGTCGAGGACACCCTGCGCGACGTGCTCGCCGTGGCCGGCGACGCCGCCACGGTCGTGCACACCTGCGCCCCCGACGTGCCGTTCGCCCTGCTGCGCCGGGCCGGGACCGACGGAATCTCCTTCGACTTCTCCCTGCTCACCGAGCGTGAGGAGGAGGCGATCGGGGAAGCGGTCGAGGGCGGCACCCAGCTGTTCCTCGGGGTGGTGCCGGGCACCGACCCGGCCTCGGGCGGATTGTCGGACCCGGGCGGTAGCGTCATGGGTGTCAGGACGCTGTGGCGCAGGCTGGGGCTGAATCCGGGGACTCTCACCGAGTCCGTGGCGATCACCCCGTCGTGCGGTCTCGCGGGTGCCTCGCCCGCGTACGCCCGTGCCGCGCTCGCCCACTGCGCCCGGGCCGCGAAATCGCTCGCAGACAACCCTGAGTAA
- the gatB gene encoding Asp-tRNA(Asn)/Glu-tRNA(Gln) amidotransferase subunit GatB has product MTVIDLESYEDALATYDPVMGLEVHVELGTKTKMFCGCSTELKQDANSQTCPVCLGLPGALPVVNEIGVESAIKIGLALNCEIAEWCRFARKNYFYPDMPKNFQTSQYDEPIAFDGYLDVQLEDGEIFRVQIERAHMEEDTGKSTHVGGATGRIHGASHSLLDYNRAGIPLIEIVTKPIEGAGARAPEVAKAYVAELRELIKALGVSEARMEMGQMRCDVNLSLRPHGREAFGTRSETKNVNSLRSVERAARFEIQRHAAVLNSGGTIVQETRHFHEEDGSTTAGRIKDNAEDYRYFPEPDLVPVAPAREWVEELRKGLPELPRLRRARLKEEWGVSEHDMQSILNAGAVDLIVATTEVGAPADQARKWWMGELARNANETGRALDELGVTPAQVARVAELVASGDLNDKLARQVLEGVLAGEGDPDTVVEKRGLKVVSDEGALSTAVDEAIAGNAAIADKIRGGKVAAAGALVGAVMKATRGQADAARVRELILEKLGVEG; this is encoded by the coding sequence GTGACTGTCATTGACCTGGAGTCGTACGAGGACGCCCTCGCGACGTACGACCCCGTCATGGGCCTCGAAGTCCATGTCGAGCTCGGCACCAAGACCAAGATGTTCTGCGGCTGCTCCACCGAGCTCAAGCAGGACGCCAACTCGCAGACCTGCCCGGTCTGCCTCGGGCTGCCCGGCGCGCTGCCGGTCGTGAACGAGATCGGCGTCGAGTCCGCCATCAAGATCGGTCTCGCGCTGAACTGCGAGATCGCCGAGTGGTGCCGCTTCGCCCGGAAGAACTACTTCTATCCGGACATGCCGAAGAACTTCCAGACCTCCCAGTACGACGAGCCGATCGCCTTCGACGGCTATCTGGACGTCCAACTGGAGGACGGGGAGATCTTCCGGGTGCAGATCGAGCGCGCCCACATGGAGGAGGACACCGGCAAGTCGACGCACGTCGGCGGTGCCACCGGCCGCATCCACGGCGCGTCCCACTCCCTGCTCGACTACAACCGCGCGGGCATTCCGCTCATCGAGATCGTCACCAAGCCGATCGAGGGAGCGGGCGCACGCGCCCCCGAGGTCGCCAAGGCGTACGTCGCCGAGCTCCGCGAGCTCATCAAGGCGCTCGGCGTCTCGGAGGCCCGCATGGAGATGGGCCAGATGCGCTGCGACGTGAACCTGTCGCTGCGCCCGCACGGCCGCGAGGCGTTCGGTACCCGCTCCGAGACGAAGAACGTGAACTCGCTGCGTTCCGTCGAGCGCGCCGCCCGCTTCGAGATCCAGCGCCACGCCGCGGTGCTGAACTCGGGTGGCACGATCGTGCAGGAGACCCGGCACTTCCACGAGGAGGACGGCTCCACCACGGCCGGCCGCATCAAGGACAACGCCGAGGACTACCGCTACTTCCCCGAGCCCGACCTGGTGCCGGTCGCCCCGGCCCGGGAGTGGGTCGAGGAGCTCCGCAAGGGGCTTCCCGAGCTGCCGCGGCTGCGCCGCGCCCGGCTCAAGGAGGAGTGGGGCGTCTCCGAGCACGACATGCAGTCCATCCTCAACGCCGGCGCGGTCGACCTGATCGTCGCCACGACCGAGGTGGGCGCCCCGGCGGACCAGGCCCGCAAGTGGTGGATGGGCGAGCTCGCCCGTAACGCCAACGAGACCGGACGCGCCCTCGACGAGCTGGGTGTCACCCCGGCGCAGGTCGCCCGGGTCGCCGAGCTCGTCGCCTCCGGCGATCTCAACGACAAGCTGGCCCGGCAGGTCCTGGAGGGTGTCCTCGCGGGCGAGGGCGACCCGGACACCGTCGTCGAGAAGCGCGGCCTGAAGGTCGTCTCCGACGAGGGCGCGCTGTCCACGGCCGTGGACGAGGCCATCGCGGGCAACGCCGCCATCGCGGACAAGATCCGCGGCGGCAAGGTCGCGGCCGCCGGTGCGCTCGTCGGCGCCGTCATGAAGGCCACCCGTGGCCAGGCGGACGCGGCGCGCGTGCGCGAGCTGATCCTGGAGAAGCTCGGCGTCGAGGGCTGA
- a CDS encoding SDR family oxidoreductase has product MSTHLITGAGSGIGAAVARRLTERGDELVLLARDAGRAKELAALHPGARTLVGDLSNPDRLSWAFGQQPMPERLDSLLHIAGVVELGRVGELTPKAWHFQLNANLIAPAELTRLLLPQLRVAQGHVLFVNSGAGLSASPEWSAYAASKHGLKALADSLRHEEHENGVRVTSVYPGRTASPMQAKVHQQEGKEYDASRWIAPESVATTILMALDLPRDAEVNDLTVRPGR; this is encoded by the coding sequence ATGTCCACTCACCTCATCACCGGTGCCGGTTCCGGCATCGGCGCAGCCGTCGCCCGCCGTCTCACGGAGCGCGGCGACGAGCTCGTCCTGCTGGCCCGGGACGCGGGCCGCGCCAAGGAACTGGCCGCGCTCCACCCCGGCGCCCGCACGCTCGTCGGCGACCTGTCCAACCCGGACCGGCTCTCCTGGGCCTTCGGCCAGCAGCCGATGCCGGAACGGCTCGACTCGCTGCTGCATATCGCGGGCGTCGTCGAACTCGGCCGCGTCGGCGAGCTCACCCCCAAGGCCTGGCACTTCCAGCTCAACGCCAACCTGATCGCCCCGGCCGAACTGACCCGCCTCCTGCTGCCCCAGCTGCGGGTCGCCCAGGGCCACGTCCTCTTCGTCAACTCCGGCGCCGGGCTCTCCGCGAGCCCCGAGTGGAGCGCGTACGCCGCCAGCAAGCACGGACTGAAGGCGCTCGCCGACTCGCTGCGCCACGAGGAGCACGAGAACGGGGTGCGGGTGACGTCCGTCTACCCGGGCCGTACGGCCAGCCCCATGCAGGCCAAGGTCCACCAGCAGGAGGGCAAGGAGTACGACGCCTCGCGCTGGATCGCCCCCGAGTCCGTCGCCACCACGATCCTGATGGCGCTCGACCTGCCCCGCGACGCCGAGGTCAACGACCTCACGGTGCGCCCCGGCCGCTGA